The DNA segment CGGCGTAGTTCTTGCGCGCCTTGGCACTGGCATAGCGGTCCGGGTCGTCTCCGAACTCCGCGAGCACCCGGGCGCCGAGGACCTCAGCCAGGCCGGGTTGGCTGAGGTGGATTTTCGCGGCCGGGTGCTGGCGAAAATGGGGGCTCTGGCGTGCTTTCCGTGATCGGGCAGGTACTCGGCGTGTCGTCTGGGTCGGTGCCATGGGGAGCGCGATGATCACCGGCATGGGCTCTTGATCGTCTGTTGCCGCATCTGTCGGGTGTGCTGGTCGAGGATGTCGAGCATGTCGTGGGGTTGCTGCGGCTGTGTGGTCGGGTCCGGGCTACCCGGGGCGGGTGCACCGGCTGCGGTGTGATCTCGAGGCGGGTGCATAGCCGGTATGTGCGCACGTTGGCTGACGCGCCGATCGCCGGGCAGCGGGTCGAGCTGGCGCTGCGGGTGCGCCGGTTTTTCTGCGACAACTCCGGCTGTGAGAAAAAGACCTTCGCCGAGCAGGTGCCGGAGTTGACCGCGCCGCATGCGCGTCGGACCGGGTTGCTGCGGCGGATGCTAGAGGCGGTGGGATTGGCGCTGGCCGGGCGGGCCGGGGCCCGCCTCGCGGCCCGGTTGGGCATCGTCGTAGGCCGGGACGCGCTGTTACGGCTGGTCAAAGCGCTGCCGACCCCTCTGCTGGGGCCGGTGCCGGTGCTCGGAGTGGACGATTTCGCGCTGCGGCGGGGGCATCGTTACGGCAGTGTGCTGGTCGATATGGCTACCCACCGTCCGGTCGACGTGCTGGCCGACCGGGAAGTGGACACCTTCGCCGGCTGGCTGAGCGCGCACCCCGGGACCGAGGTGATCTGCCGGGATCGGGCCGGCGCCTATGCCGAGGGCGCCCGCCTCGGGGCACCAGGCGCGGTGCAGGTCGCCGACCGGTGGCATCTGTGGCACAACCTCGCCGAGCACGTAGAGAACACCGTGCGCGCCCACCGGGGGTGCCTGCGCGCGAGCGCCACCCCCGTTCGCGGTGTTGATGACGCCGGCGACGCCGATGAGGATGCGGAGCCGGTGGTGGTCCCGACCCGGGAGCTGCCGATCATGACCCGGACCCGGGAGCGGCACCGGGTGATCAGCGAGCGGGCCGCGGCCGGGGTGAGCATGTCGGCGATCGCCCGTGAGCTGGGGCTGGACCGGGCCACGGTGCGTCGGTTCGTGCGTGCCGAGAACCTCGACGAGCTGCTGGTCAAGACCCGTCAGCGGGCCAGCCTGCTCGACGGGTTCACTGACTACCTGCACCACCGGTGGGCCCAGGGCGTCCGCGACGCCGCCGCGCTGACCGGTGAGCTACGCGAACTCGGCTACCGCGGCAGTGATCAGACCGTGCGCCGGTATCTGGCGCCGCTGCGCGACGGCCGGGCGGCGCCGCCGGCCCGGCCGCTCGCCCCGACGGTGCGTGAGGTGACCGGCTGGCTGCTGCGGCCGAGCGCCGCGCTGGAGGAGAGCCAGCGGGTGCGGCTCAAGCAGGTCCTCGCGAACTGCCCGGAGCTCGAGGCCACCGCCGGCCACGTGCGCGGGTTCGCCGAGATGATGACCCAACGCCGCGGCGACC comes from the Sporichthyaceae bacterium genome and includes:
- a CDS encoding ISL3 family transposase encodes the protein MGLLRLCGRVRATRGGCTGCGVISRRVHSRYVRTLADAPIAGQRVELALRVRRFFCDNSGCEKKTFAEQVPELTAPHARRTGLLRRMLEAVGLALAGRAGARLAARLGIVVGRDALLRLVKALPTPLLGPVPVLGVDDFALRRGHRYGSVLVDMATHRPVDVLADREVDTFAGWLSAHPGTEVICRDRAGAYAEGARLGAPGAVQVADRWHLWHNLAEHVENTVRAHRGCLRASATPVRGVDDAGDADEDAEPVVVPTRELPIMTRTRERHRVISERAAAGVSMSAIARELGLDRATVRRFVRAENLDELLVKTRQRASLLDGFTDYLHHRWAQGVRDAAALTGELRELGYRGSDQTVRRYLAPLRDGRAAPPARPLAPTVREVTGWLLRPSAALEESQRVRLKQVLANCPELEATAGHVRGFAEMMTQRRGDRLEDWLTAVEADTSQPELARFARGLRRDQAAVTAGLTHEHSSGAVEGAVNRIKMLKRQMFGRAGFDLLRTRILLA